From Desulfuromonas soudanensis, the proteins below share one genomic window:
- a CDS encoding HEPN domain-containing protein, protein MTDKETLLAYRLREAKETLSDVKTLLDSHGTTRTVINRSYYSIFYAVLALFIKEGTDIRSSKHAGVIGMFDKEFVHTGKVAVEYSRILHRLFDARQESDYKEFVQYTEEEARKFFVMAEAFIAEVERIVSSAD, encoded by the coding sequence ATGACCGATAAGGAGACTTTGCTGGCGTACCGTTTGCGGGAAGCAAAAGAGACGTTGTCCGATGTTAAAACGCTGCTGGATAGTCACGGCACGACCCGTACTGTTATCAACCGTTCTTATTATTCAATATTTTATGCCGTCCTTGCCCTCTTCATCAAGGAGGGGACCGATATCCGTTCCTCCAAGCATGCAGGGGTGATCGGGATGTTCGATAAGGAATTTGTTCATACGGGGAAGGTCGCAGTTGAGTATTCCCGGATATTGCACCGCTTATTTGATGCTCGCCAGGAATCGGACTACAAGGAATTCGTACAGTATACTGAAGAGGAGGCGCGGAAGTTCTTCGTTATGGCTGAAGCCTTTATTGCCGAGGTTGAACGGATAGTATCCTCGGCGGACTGA
- a CDS encoding efflux RND transporter permease subunit, which translates to MAKNHVAANLLMLVLVIGGIIKAPEIKQEVFPEVSLDRIQVSVVYPGAGPEEVEEGILLQIEDGLTGVDGIKEIKSTASEGMGTVTAEIYPEEDVDQVLADIKSEVDRITTFPGDAEKPVIAKLLNRREVISVVVYGDLPERSLRERAEAIRDDLLTFPGITQVDLGGVRPYEIAVEIPEENLRRYALTLDQVALALRRASLDLPGGTIRTAGSQVLLRTKERRYFGPEYAGITILAGSDGSRVTLGDIAVVRDTFAETDEFATFDGKPAAMVRVYRVGEQKPTEIAALVGKYVESRRAGLPPAVHLATWNDTSELFQSRMDLLTKNAWLGLSLVLIILGLFLEIRLALWVMLGIPISVLGTLLLMPALGVSLNMISLFAFILALGILVDDAIVIGENIYEHRQRGKPYAKAAIDGALEVAVPVVFSILTTVAAFLPLVFVTGMMGKFISVIPVVVITLLLMSLVESLFVLPAHLALGRRMETPGGLLGAIDANRRRVGDLLDRFIAGPYRRLLGINLRHRYVSLALGLAALLLTLGVVRGGLIKFNFMPEVDGDLIIASLQMPQGTPAQDTGALAQRISDAARTVIDGYDSKRPAGDSILRNLYTVVGSRIAGGGPGGGEGASGTHLADVALFLTKSELRGVPSAEISAAWRQAAGDLPGAESLSFASNLVHMGANIDIQLAHEDFRVLEKAAEKIQQALGDYPGVGDIQDTYSRGSKEIKLNLTAEARTLGVTEEGLGRQVRGAFYGSEALRLQRGRNEVKVMVRYPEEERSTLSALDRLRIRTPSGGEIPLARAASVVEGRGFSQIHRTERKRVINVSASVDSKTANAGEILADLRLGILADLARDFPGLTFNLEGEEKERRDSMGSMLDGFKLALVAIFALLAIPFRSYSQPLLIMAAIPFGIIGAVFGHLIMGFNLSILSVFGIVALSGVVVNDSLLLIDKANQNRREGAAPYQALIDAGTRRFRPILLTSLTTFFGLAPMIVETSVQAQFLIPMAISLGFGILFATGITLLLIPALYLILEDLRALVGLRPNHGDHGEEATEEN; encoded by the coding sequence ATGGCCAAAAACCACGTCGCCGCCAATTTGCTGATGCTGGTGCTGGTCATCGGCGGAATCATCAAGGCGCCGGAGATCAAGCAGGAGGTCTTCCCCGAAGTCTCCCTCGACCGCATCCAGGTCAGCGTCGTCTATCCCGGCGCCGGTCCCGAGGAGGTGGAGGAGGGGATCCTGCTGCAGATCGAGGACGGTCTGACGGGGGTCGACGGCATCAAGGAGATCAAGTCGACGGCCTCCGAGGGGATGGGGACGGTGACGGCGGAGATCTATCCTGAAGAAGACGTCGATCAGGTCCTGGCCGACATCAAGAGCGAGGTCGACCGCATCACCACCTTCCCCGGGGACGCGGAAAAACCCGTCATCGCCAAGCTCCTCAATCGCCGCGAAGTGATCTCGGTGGTGGTCTACGGCGACCTCCCCGAGCGCTCGTTGCGCGAGAGGGCCGAGGCGATCCGCGACGATCTCCTCACTTTTCCCGGGATCACCCAGGTCGATCTCGGCGGCGTGCGCCCCTACGAGATCGCCGTGGAGATCCCCGAGGAAAACCTGCGCCGCTACGCCCTGACCCTCGACCAGGTCGCCCTCGCCCTGCGCCGCGCCTCCCTCGACCTCCCCGGGGGGACGATCCGCACCGCCGGATCCCAGGTGCTGCTGCGCACCAAGGAGCGCCGCTACTTCGGCCCCGAATACGCCGGCATCACCATCCTCGCCGGATCCGACGGCAGCCGCGTCACTCTCGGCGACATCGCCGTGGTCCGCGACACCTTCGCCGAGACCGATGAATTCGCCACCTTCGACGGCAAGCCTGCAGCCATGGTCCGCGTCTACCGGGTCGGCGAGCAGAAGCCGACGGAGATCGCCGCCCTGGTCGGCAAATACGTGGAGAGCCGCCGCGCCGGCCTGCCGCCAGCGGTGCACCTGGCGACCTGGAACGACACCTCCGAACTCTTCCAGAGCCGCATGGACCTCCTCACCAAGAACGCCTGGCTCGGCCTCTCCCTGGTCCTCATCATCCTCGGCCTCTTTCTCGAAATCCGCCTCGCCCTCTGGGTGATGCTCGGCATCCCCATCTCCGTCCTCGGCACCCTCCTGTTGATGCCGGCCCTCGGCGTCTCCCTCAACATGATCTCCCTCTTCGCCTTCATCCTCGCCCTGGGGATCCTCGTCGACGACGCCATCGTCATCGGCGAGAACATCTACGAACACCGCCAGAGGGGGAAACCCTACGCCAAAGCGGCCATCGACGGCGCTCTCGAGGTGGCGGTGCCGGTGGTCTTCTCCATCCTCACCACGGTGGCGGCCTTTCTCCCCCTCGTCTTCGTCACCGGCATGATGGGGAAATTCATCAGCGTCATTCCGGTGGTCGTCATCACCCTTTTGCTGATGTCCCTGGTCGAATCCCTCTTCGTTCTCCCCGCCCACCTCGCTCTCGGCCGGCGCATGGAGACCCCCGGCGGCCTCCTCGGCGCCATCGATGCCAACCGGCGCCGGGTCGGCGACCTTCTCGACCGTTTCATCGCCGGCCCCTACAGGCGCCTCCTCGGGATCAACCTCCGCCACCGCTACGTCAGTCTCGCCCTCGGCCTCGCCGCCCTCCTCCTCACCCTCGGGGTGGTGCGCGGCGGCCTGATCAAGTTCAACTTCATGCCCGAGGTCGACGGCGATCTCATCATCGCCTCGCTGCAGATGCCCCAGGGGACTCCGGCCCAGGATACGGGCGCTCTGGCGCAGCGCATTTCCGATGCGGCCCGCACTGTCATCGACGGCTACGACAGCAAGCGCCCGGCGGGCGACTCGATTCTGCGCAATCTCTACACCGTCGTCGGCTCGCGCATCGCCGGCGGCGGCCCGGGAGGGGGCGAAGGTGCCTCCGGTACCCATCTGGCCGACGTCGCCCTGTTTCTCACCAAAAGCGAGCTGCGCGGCGTCCCTTCCGCCGAGATCTCCGCCGCCTGGCGCCAGGCCGCAGGCGACCTCCCCGGCGCCGAGTCCCTCTCCTTTGCCTCCAATCTGGTGCACATGGGGGCCAATATCGACATCCAGCTCGCCCACGAGGACTTCAGGGTCCTCGAGAAGGCTGCCGAGAAGATCCAGCAGGCCCTCGGCGACTACCCCGGGGTCGGCGACATCCAGGACACCTACTCCCGCGGTTCGAAGGAGATCAAGCTCAACCTCACTGCCGAGGCCCGCACCCTCGGCGTGACCGAAGAGGGACTCGGCCGCCAGGTGCGCGGCGCCTTCTACGGCTCCGAGGCGCTGCGTCTGCAGCGCGGCCGCAACGAGGTCAAGGTCATGGTGCGCTATCCCGAGGAGGAACGCAGCACCCTCTCGGCCCTCGATCGTCTGCGGATACGCACCCCCTCCGGCGGCGAGATCCCCCTTGCCCGGGCCGCCTCGGTCGTCGAGGGGCGCGGCTTTTCCCAGATCCACCGCACCGAGCGCAAGCGGGTGATCAACGTCAGCGCCAGCGTCGACAGCAAAACCGCCAACGCCGGCGAGATCCTCGCCGACCTCCGCCTCGGCATCCTCGCCGACCTCGCCCGGGACTTTCCCGGGCTGACCTTCAACCTCGAGGGGGAGGAAAAGGAGCGCCGCGACTCCATGGGGAGCATGCTCGACGGCTTCAAGCTCGCCCTGGTGGCGATCTTCGCCCTCCTCGCCATCCCCTTCCGCAGCTACAGCCAGCCGCTCCTCATCATGGCCGCCATCCCCTTCGGCATCATCGGCGCCGTCTTCGGCCACCTGATCATGGGCTTCAACCTCAGCATCCTCTCCGTCTTCGGCATCGTCGCCCTCTCCGGGGTGGTGGTCAACGACTCCCTCCTCCTCATCGACAAGGCCAACCAGAACCGCCGCGAGGGGGCCGCGCCCTACCAGGCCCTGATCGATGCCGGGACGCGGCGCTTCCGCCCCATCCTCCTCACCTCATTGACCACCTTCTTCGGCCTGGCGCCGATGATCGTCGAGACGAGCGTCCAGGCCCAGTTCCTCATCCCCATGGCCATCTCCCTCGGCTTCGGCATCCTCTTTGCCACCGGGATCACCCTTCTCCTGATCCCCGCCCTCTACCTCATCCTCGAGGACCTGCGCGCCCTCGTCGGCTTGCGCCCGAACCACGGCGATCACGGCGAGGAGGCGACGGAGGAGAATTGA
- a CDS encoding tetratricopeptide repeat protein, whose amino-acid sequence MATKKKNAEQASPVVGKKSVVSLLTALTMILSVAMALALPPAVELDRLMLHAQSALKAKSYNEAADYLAKAQKLGIALPENFALGYATALAGLEKTDKAKDVLDKYFSKYGTKGSSYQEVLELLVRIENQEQGKSKTPAQSESQTAGAAKKGGADIAPTRPQLPFAVSEDIWQTIEASAFYRNLPQPQAYRINYQTSVQSVYTGAKSSKLPKPGPKRQNVAIEGTSLGDKGSMHKSRISLDGNTSVTENYLLGGAISLGSTAEGKAASFIKSLDELNGSLFPLQIGNRLSVRYQSAYLPDRRFDSTVSSSCEIMNKVPASTLHPRLKGDAWNIRCQNSYTSHYDNRVNSSVIDDYYLEDLGLMLSVVGQLNFLQKKFILPQPGDQTVLVAEGEYGSHNTTTYISYDWSVTTEDQEKGKIKPSAQPASTAAASANWGLADQDFSIMTGQGMMEKVRMAERRADILAAAQAGDMVSQYLIGVSYDTGVGIDKDAFQKIDWITKAAEQGLVRARGALGLSRIAGIGTTQDDLSGWTLLMEASNAGNAFAQYWAAILTLSGMDAGGGMVRQFSYLKKSDANALLRRSAEAGLASAQYSLGHSYLQRTEFNRKDLKQARFWLEKAAAQNSAEAATALANMR is encoded by the coding sequence CTGTGGTGAGTCTCCTGACCGCGCTGACTATGATCTTGTCTGTCGCAATGGCTCTGGCGCTGCCGCCGGCGGTAGAACTGGACCGGCTCATGCTTCATGCCCAGTCTGCATTGAAAGCCAAGTCCTACAATGAGGCCGCCGATTATTTGGCTAAGGCACAGAAACTGGGCATCGCGCTGCCCGAGAATTTCGCCTTGGGTTATGCAACGGCCTTGGCTGGGCTGGAAAAAACAGATAAAGCCAAGGATGTTTTAGATAAATATTTCAGCAAATACGGGACCAAGGGATCATCTTACCAGGAAGTTCTGGAACTGCTGGTGCGCATTGAAAATCAGGAGCAAGGTAAATCCAAGACACCTGCCCAGTCGGAGTCCCAGACAGCAGGGGCGGCAAAGAAGGGGGGCGCCGACATCGCTCCGACTCGGCCGCAATTGCCCTTTGCGGTGAGCGAAGACATCTGGCAGACCATCGAGGCGTCGGCGTTTTATCGCAATTTACCGCAACCACAGGCATACAGAATCAACTACCAGACCAGCGTTCAATCGGTATACACCGGTGCCAAGAGTTCAAAACTGCCCAAACCTGGACCGAAGAGACAAAACGTTGCCATAGAGGGTACTTCCCTGGGTGACAAAGGCTCAATGCATAAGAGTCGCATTTCTTTGGATGGCAATACCAGCGTTACAGAAAACTATTTACTCGGTGGAGCCATAAGTCTCGGCAGCACCGCAGAGGGCAAGGCAGCCTCCTTTATCAAAAGTCTCGACGAGTTGAATGGGAGCCTGTTCCCGCTGCAGATCGGGAACAGGCTGTCGGTGCGTTATCAGTCTGCCTATTTGCCAGATCGCAGGTTCGATTCTACGGTCAGCTCCTCCTGTGAAATAATGAACAAGGTGCCAGCGAGTACATTGCATCCCAGGTTGAAGGGGGATGCCTGGAACATACGCTGCCAAAACAGTTATACCAGCCATTACGACAACCGGGTCAATTCATCCGTAATCGACGACTACTACCTCGAAGACCTCGGCTTGATGCTTTCAGTTGTCGGCCAGCTCAATTTTCTGCAGAAGAAGTTCATTTTGCCGCAACCGGGCGACCAGACCGTCCTTGTTGCTGAAGGAGAGTACGGAAGCCATAACACCACCACCTATATCAGTTACGACTGGTCGGTGACCACCGAAGATCAGGAGAAGGGCAAAATCAAGCCGTCCGCACAGCCAGCCTCCACAGCGGCCGCCAGCGCAAATTGGGGCCTTGCCGATCAGGATTTTTCGATTATGACCGGGCAGGGCATGATGGAAAAGGTGCGCATGGCTGAGCGCCGGGCAGATATTCTCGCGGCCGCGCAAGCCGGCGACATGGTATCGCAATATTTGATTGGCGTTTCCTACGATACTGGCGTCGGCATCGACAAAGATGCCTTTCAGAAAATCGATTGGATTACAAAAGCCGCCGAGCAGGGCTTGGTGCGCGCAAGGGGCGCGCTGGGTCTGTCCCGAATAGCCGGTATCGGCACGACGCAGGATGACCTTTCCGGTTGGACACTGCTGATGGAGGCCTCCAATGCCGGCAATGCCTTTGCCCAATACTGGGCAGCGATATTGACCTTGAGTGGGATGGACGCAGGCGGCGGGATGGTCCGCCAGTTTAGCTATCTGAAAAAATCCGATGCTAATGCCTTATTGCGTCGTTCCGCGGAAGCAGGCTTAGCCAGTGCACAATATTCCTTGGGCCATTCATACCTGCAACGCACTGAGTTCAACCGTAAGGATTTGAAGCAGGCGCGATTCTGGCTGGAGAAGGCGGCAGCTCAGAACTCAGCCGAAGCGGCGACGGCTCTCGCAAATATGCGCTAA
- a CDS encoding nucleotidyltransferase domain-containing protein encodes MTANDYKIARELKEMLASQTNLLDFRVFGSRARGDADTESDMDVFVEVESLTPEVKEKIHETTWAVGFKNFMVISPLIVSRFELEQTALRSSSIIRSITREGVTV; translated from the coding sequence ATGACTGCAAACGACTATAAGATTGCGCGAGAACTTAAGGAGATGTTGGCTTCCCAGACCAATTTGCTCGACTTTCGTGTTTTCGGTTCCCGAGCCCGTGGTGATGCGGACACAGAATCTGATATGGATGTCTTTGTTGAGGTGGAATCGCTGACCCCGGAGGTCAAGGAGAAGATTCACGAAACGACATGGGCAGTCGGTTTCAAGAATTTCATGGTTATCTCTCCACTCATCGTTTCTCGTTTTGAACTCGAACAGACCGCCTTGCGTTCATCATCGATCATTCGGAGCATTACCCGTGAAGGGGTGACCGTATGA
- a CDS encoding efflux transporter outer membrane subunit yields the protein MMSRLSFPIPLLILLLLVAGCTLHAPQATEPPHPLPAAFLEGGGGDVLPGRWWETFGDPRLDALMAEAFTGNLDLAQAVARLDQLQALSRQAEAGRRPTLNVEGRAGREGSSSFGGDAVGTSYRLSLAAAFEVDLWNKIRSRRDAARLEEEASREEVAALYLRLSAQVADLYYLAVEQRAQLRLADSTIAAYLDALARVEDRYREGLVPALDVYQARQNLAAARARRPLPEAGAAQAEHALAVLLGRFPEAGLAGTVVELPTAPEAFAAGLPSELLARRPDVTAALLRLRASDARIGAAIAERFPSFNLLGTYGYSSTPFGGTDISGDFWSLLLQLAAPVLDGGRRRAEVERSRALFRENLARYHQAVLGAVREVEDALSAGRATEARIAFLAERQSAAEATLRLSTERYRQGLSDYLPVLTAQTLHFEAQSQLIAARRQLIADRITLARALGGDWMMNVPVVSVASEAKDFSS from the coding sequence ATGATGTCGAGATTGTCCTTCCCGATCCCCCTGCTGATCCTGCTGCTCCTCGTCGCCGGCTGCACCCTGCACGCGCCCCAGGCGACCGAACCACCGCACCCTCTCCCCGCCGCTTTTCTCGAGGGTGGGGGAGGGGACGTCCTCCCGGGACGGTGGTGGGAGACCTTCGGCGATCCCCGGCTCGACGCCCTGATGGCCGAAGCCTTTACCGGCAATCTCGACCTTGCCCAGGCCGTCGCCCGCCTCGATCAGCTCCAGGCCCTGAGCCGCCAGGCGGAGGCCGGACGCCGGCCGACTCTCAACGTCGAGGGGCGCGCCGGGCGCGAGGGGAGCAGCTCCTTCGGGGGGGACGCCGTCGGCACCAGCTACCGCCTCTCCCTGGCGGCGGCCTTCGAGGTCGACCTGTGGAACAAGATCCGCTCGCGCCGCGACGCCGCCCGTCTCGAGGAGGAGGCCTCCCGGGAGGAGGTGGCGGCCCTCTACCTTCGCCTCTCGGCCCAGGTCGCCGATCTCTATTATCTGGCCGTCGAACAGCGCGCCCAGCTGCGGCTGGCCGACAGCACCATCGCCGCCTATCTCGACGCCCTGGCGCGGGTCGAAGACCGCTACCGGGAGGGGCTCGTCCCCGCTCTCGACGTCTACCAGGCCCGGCAGAACCTGGCGGCGGCCCGGGCGCGCCGCCCCCTCCCCGAGGCGGGGGCGGCCCAGGCGGAACACGCCCTGGCCGTCCTCCTCGGCCGCTTTCCCGAGGCCGGTCTCGCCGGGACGGTCGTCGAGCTGCCAACCGCCCCCGAGGCCTTCGCCGCCGGGCTCCCCTCCGAGCTGCTCGCCCGCCGCCCCGACGTGACGGCGGCGCTGCTGCGGCTGCGCGCCAGCGACGCCCGCATCGGCGCCGCCATCGCCGAGCGCTTCCCCTCCTTCAATCTCCTCGGCACCTACGGGTACTCGAGCACCCCCTTCGGCGGCACCGACATCAGCGGCGACTTCTGGAGCCTGCTCCTGCAACTGGCGGCGCCGGTCCTCGACGGCGGGCGGCGGCGCGCGGAGGTCGAACGCAGCCGCGCCCTCTTCCGCGAGAATCTGGCCCGCTATCACCAGGCGGTCCTCGGCGCCGTGCGCGAGGTGGAGGACGCCCTGAGCGCCGGGCGCGCCACCGAGGCGCGCATCGCCTTCCTCGCCGAGCGGCAGAGCGCGGCGGAGGCGACGCTGCGGCTCTCCACCGAGCGCTACCGGCAGGGACTCTCCGACTACCTGCCGGTCCTCACCGCCCAGACCCTTCATTTCGAGGCCCAGAGTCAGCTCATCGCCGCCCGCCGCCAGCTCATCGCCGACCGCATCACCCTGGCCCGCGCCCTCGGCGGCGACTGGATGATGAATGTTCCGGTCGTCTCCGTTGCCTCCGAAGCAAAGGATTTTTCCTCATGA
- a CDS encoding efflux RND transporter periplasmic adaptor subunit, which yields MSTKSKLIKIGLPLIIIAAGIVGMRVLVLSRPVPQKEVRENPGALVEVFTVAEGPKVVEVVGTGTVQPSREVAITPQVSGAVVSLSPRLVPGGFFRKGEELLRIEEIDYRLAVDRARAALAKAEVELATVQGQGRIARQEWDRLALGDGEEPNPLVLYQPQEKNARAGVASAQAALSQAELDLQRTRLVAPFNGRIRSEQVELGQYLRAGSAVVQFAGTDAAEVLVPLPLEELPWLKVPGPGRTGNGSPALIRGAVDGSRWTGRVVRSLGEVDALGRMARLVVEVEDPYGLQSAEAGPALEVGMFVTVTLQGKELPKALVIPRRALRDAGTVWVADSQNLLRLRKVEVLRLEEQQALIGAGLEAGERVVLTPLAGAAEGMKLRIVAGKARS from the coding sequence ATGAGTACCAAGAGCAAACTGATCAAAATCGGCCTCCCCCTGATCATCATCGCCGCCGGGATCGTCGGCATGCGCGTCCTGGTCCTCTCCCGCCCCGTCCCGCAGAAGGAAGTGCGGGAGAATCCCGGAGCCCTGGTCGAGGTCTTCACCGTCGCCGAAGGGCCGAAGGTCGTCGAGGTCGTCGGCACCGGAACGGTGCAGCCGAGCCGCGAGGTGGCGATCACCCCCCAGGTCAGCGGCGCCGTCGTCTCCCTCTCTCCCCGCCTGGTCCCCGGCGGTTTCTTCCGCAAGGGGGAGGAGCTGCTGCGCATCGAGGAGATCGACTACCGTCTGGCCGTCGACCGGGCGCGGGCCGCCCTCGCCAAGGCGGAGGTCGAGCTGGCGACGGTGCAGGGGCAGGGGCGCATCGCCCGCCAGGAGTGGGACCGTCTGGCTCTCGGCGACGGCGAGGAGCCCAACCCCCTCGTCCTCTACCAGCCTCAGGAAAAAAACGCCCGCGCCGGAGTCGCCTCGGCGCAGGCCGCCCTCTCCCAGGCCGAACTCGATCTGCAGCGCACCCGCCTCGTCGCCCCCTTCAACGGCCGCATCCGCTCGGAACAGGTCGAGCTCGGCCAGTACCTGCGCGCCGGCAGCGCCGTCGTTCAGTTCGCCGGCACCGATGCCGCCGAGGTCCTGGTCCCCCTCCCTCTCGAGGAGCTCCCCTGGCTGAAGGTCCCCGGCCCGGGAAGGACGGGGAACGGTTCGCCGGCGCTCATCCGCGGCGCCGTGGACGGTTCCCGGTGGACAGGAAGGGTGGTGCGCTCTCTCGGCGAGGTCGACGCCCTCGGCCGCATGGCGCGCCTGGTGGTGGAGGTCGAGGACCCCTACGGACTGCAGTCGGCGGAGGCCGGCCCGGCCCTGGAGGTCGGGATGTTCGTCACCGTCACCCTCCAGGGGAAAGAACTGCCGAAGGCGCTGGTCATTCCCCGCCGGGCGCTGCGCGACGCCGGCACCGTCTGGGTCGCCGACAGCCAGAACCTGCTGCGCCTGCGCAAGGTCGAGGTGCTGCGCCTTGAGGAGCAGCAGGCGCTCATCGGCGCCGGCCTCGAAGCCGGAGAGCGCGTCGTCCTCACCCCCCTTGCCGGGGCGGCCGAAGGGATGAAGCTGCGCATCGTCGCCGGAAAGGCCCGCTCATGA
- a CDS encoding TetR/AcrR family transcriptional regulator produces MNHIDTKERILDAAEHLFARDGFHRTSLRAITGEARVNLAAVHYHFGSKEALLDAIFERRLDPMNRSRRESLEALVQSARRKGECPAVRDALRAFILPALSLVEGGGGDFMTLVGRTFAEPDDALRGLFMTRMQPLFLLLFETLAEALPDLPRETLFGRLQFALGAMGHTMCRRGRFSILPEGISPTGDAAAQAEALIHFVAAGLEAP; encoded by the coding sequence ATGAACCACATCGATACCAAGGAACGGATTCTCGACGCCGCGGAGCATCTCTTCGCCCGCGACGGTTTCCATCGCACTTCCCTGCGGGCCATCACCGGAGAGGCCCGGGTCAACCTGGCGGCGGTCCATTACCACTTCGGCTCCAAGGAGGCGCTTCTCGACGCCATCTTCGAGCGCCGTCTCGACCCCATGAACCGCAGCCGCCGGGAGAGCCTCGAGGCCCTGGTACAAAGCGCCCGGCGGAAAGGGGAGTGCCCGGCGGTCCGCGACGCCCTGCGGGCCTTCATCCTCCCGGCCCTGTCTTTGGTCGAAGGGGGGGGCGGCGACTTCATGACTCTGGTGGGGCGCACCTTTGCCGAACCCGACGACGCCCTGCGCGGACTCTTCATGACCCGGATGCAGCCGCTCTTTCTCCTCCTCTTCGAAACTCTCGCCGAGGCCCTCCCCGACCTTCCCCGGGAGACCCTCTTCGGCCGTCTGCAGTTCGCCCTCGGGGCGATGGGGCACACCATGTGCCGGCGCGGCCGCTTTTCCATCCTCCCCGAGGGGATTTCTCCGACCGGCGACGCCGCGGCCCAGGCCGAGGCCCTGATCCACTTCGTCGCCGCCGGACTGGAGGCCCCATGA